The proteins below are encoded in one region of Armatimonadota bacterium:
- a CDS encoding DUF6485 family protein — translation MACERSNENSMNCNCTYSGCCRHGKCCECIQYHLGMDQLPACCFPPEVEKTYDRSFKAFIRCHS, via the coding sequence GAGAACTCTATGAACTGCAACTGCACCTATTCAGGCTGCTGCCGGCACGGCAAGTGCTGTGAGTGCATTCAATATCATTTGGGTATGGACCAACTCCCCGCGTGCTGCTTCCCGCCCGAGGTCGAAAAGACTTACGACCGGTCCTTCAAGGCGTTTATAAGGTGTCACTCATAA